A genomic segment from Anopheles maculipalpis chromosome X, idAnoMacuDA_375_x, whole genome shotgun sequence encodes:
- the LOC126565480 gene encoding protein mesh isoform X1, with amino-acid sequence MRWKLLLLLFCAVSLISLSTNAVAEENEQPQDDATDNVDDYEVEPDGEDQTEPEESVPSDDNPENTDQKPNEVLVDVDTAGVDEIKDKKGRYYNYDDFMSSLDLSDSNYNWEDPMNRVQPKEPPTHSIDGGYNINPTRLAQIRRNFLYPFYDRGGPEDTGDLQRDIHASMPQVHKNFNFQLPFFGFRFNYTRVSMNGFLEFSDPPEHYTYPLSFPIKDWPQRNDPSFIGIFFSKCRIGRIYQTDFDQRSPGVYFRMERDLMTRTDRAGVEMRERVMWDIREGVVGSDTFVPKHVIITTWKNMSFAGGIDNSLYRTNSFQMVLATDEVYTYAIFNYAEINWSSHTEAGGDTTGGEGGVPAYIGFNAGNGTQAYEYKPYSQASVLRDLTGRGWANGFPGRHIFRIDERIMLGTCNKDIDASHLPLVFAPESGNMLGGTVVNITGPCFNREDRIACRFDTEEVVGTVVDTNRAICIQPFLKAQGYIRFEISIGTDRFKWRGRYFVETPATATDRIFFETDDVHRRNPNEIRITWNRFNLTTNLNANVQISLWGYREATIRPELEFIDMIETQLTNTGAYTIVPANYRMRDNTRTVDMQFGFIQINLTNPEQYNNLRISPVLWSKPIPLGWYFGPQWERIHGRNWPRALCENWLRTDRFLRNFAHELPICPCTLEHALHDKGRFLPDPDCDRDSNPTCLQHRGAIHCVRSGQPTVQGSEQQCCYDRNSYLMLSYDQMWGSRPRRNHNIGQIPWNEANKVPTLSTWFHDVRPYYSCCMWQDEQAVGCETFRFERRPSQDCIAYQSPGVAGVFGDPHIVTFDGLQYTFNGMGEFVLLRGNNGRERIDVQGRFEQVSRNIHGPVMATQLTSIAARGNTSTIIEVRLRPREAQWRYRLDVFADQRRIYFDRQSLKFQHFHGVTVYTPTYILNQSEVVIMFSSGVGVEVVENNGFMTARVYTPWSFINKTRGLFGNWSWDMTDDLTTPGGAIIQPNLNNFQNVHEQFGVQWMLSDREAENIGQALFTREFGRTSSYFANLSFVPNFVREPSQFLPPNRTQDIQRAEELCGESYQCRFDYGMSLSREMAHFTKNYHASVVNIQTVNEKRVISCGILETPRFGRKSNFLFTPGARVSFECNEGFFLIGDSRRICLENGQWDIPEYGYTECLRGVFYSRRTAWIAIGIVIAVIIPLMLCIVCGVYCLRKRKRKEDPDWRLPLPSRSGSRATLRKGDDSEFDDTTIKKTLRYDATYRTNEPLEGKPNIQFEPKKMDLDEEDITSSEGGEYSAKVARDIEYKNMADQKQLGRRSQRGLQQAGMFSGEEEEDDDPKGYPPPPPPVTMSQQQQQRQLQQSAAESPTQTYGAYSPTFSDIDQVSSFATEDNSPLNQRRPQNGNLSPMPNTSRSYYTGEQSQTQPLVQNTGLPNRMDSRSTEV; translated from the exons ATGCGGTGGAAAttacttctgctgcttttctgTGCGGTATCGCTGATCTCCCTATCAACCAATGCCGTCGCAGAGGAGAATGAGCAACCTCAAGATGACGCAACGGATAACGTTGACGACTATGAGGTAGAACCGGACGGTGAAGATCAAACAGAACCAGAAGAAAGCGTTCCGAGCGATGACAACCCGGAAAACACCGATCAAAAACCAAACGAGGTCCTGGTGGACGTTGACACGGCCGGTGTGGACGAGATCAAGGATAAGAAGGGCAGATACTACAACTACGATGACTTCATGTCTAGCCTTGATCTGTCCGATTCCAACTACAATTGGGAAG ATCCAATGAACCGCGTCCAGCCCAAAGAACCTCCAACACACAGCATTGATGGTGGATACAACATCAATCCGACCCGCCTAGCGCAGATTCGCCGCAACTTCCTGTACCCATTCTACGATCGGGGTGGCCCGGAAGATACGGGAGACCTTCAGCGTGATATACACGCCTCCATGCCGCAGGTCCACAAGAATTTCAACTTCCAGCTTCCATTCTTTGGCTTCCGGTTTAACTATACGCGCGTGTCGATGAACGGGTTTCTGGAGTTTTCCGACCCGCCGGAACACTACACCTACCCGCTATCCTTCCCGATCAAGGACTGGCCGCAGCGGAACGATCCCTCGTTCATCGGTATCTTCTTCTCGAAGTGCCGCATCGGGCGCATCTACCAGACGGACTTTGATCAGCGTTCGCCCGGCGTGTACTTCCGCATGGAGCGCGATTTGATGACGCGTACCGATCGGGCCGGTGTCGAGATGCGCGAACGTGTCATGTGGGACATTCGCGAGGGTGTGGTCGGTTCGGATACGTTCGTGCCGAAGCACGTCATCATTACAACGTGGAAGAATATGAGCTTTGCTGGTGGCATTGACAATTCGCTTTACCGG ACGAACTCGTTCCAAATGGTCCTGGCTACCGATGAAGTGTACACGTACGCCATTTTTAATTATGCCGAAATTAACTGGTCCTCGCATACGGAAGCCGGCGGTGATACTACTGGTGGAGAGGGTGGTGTTCCAGCCTAT ATCGGTTTCAATGCAGGCAACGGTACACAGGCTTACGAGTACAAACCCTACAGTCAGGCGTCCGTATTGCGCGATCTAACTGGACGTGGTTGGGCGAACGGATTCCCCGGCCGACACATCTTCCGTATCGACGAGCGCATCATGCTCGGTACGTGCAACAAGGACATTGACGCGTCACATCTCCCGCTGGTGTTTGCGCCGGAGTCGGGCAACATGCTTGGCGGTACGGTGGTCAACATTACCGGCCCTTGCTTCAACCGGGAGGATCGTATTGCGTGTCGATTTGATACGGAGGAGGTGGTTGGTACGGTCGTGGACACAAACCGTGCCATCTGCATTCAACCGTTCCTGAAGGCACAAGGCTACATCCGCTTCGAGATCTCGATCGGTACGGACCGGTTCAAGTGGCGTGGACGATACTTCGTCGAGACGCCAGCCACTGCCACCGATCGTATCTTCTTCGAGACGGATGATGTGCATCGACGCAATCCGAACGAAATCCGCATCACCTGGAATCGGTTCAATCTGACGACGAACCTGAACGCGAACGTGCAGATATCGCTGTGGGGTTACCGTGAGGCAACCATTCGGCCAGAATTGGAGTTCATCGACATGATTGAGACGCAGCTTACTAACACGGGTGCGTACACGATCGTGCCCGCCAACTATCGCATGCGTGACAACACACGCACCGTTGATATGCAGTTCGGTTTTATTCAGATTAACCTCACCAACCCGGAGCAGTACaacaatctaagaatttcacc tGTTTTGTGGTCAAAACCAATTCCCCTCGGTTGGTACTTTGGTCCACAGTGGGAACGTATACACGGTCGAAACTGGCCCCGAGCTCTCTGCGAGAACTGGCTGCGTACGGATCGGTTTCTACGCAACTTTGCCCACGAACTACCGATCTGTCCCTGTACACTGGAGCACGCACTGCATGACAAGGGTCGCTTCCTGCCCGATCCGGACTGTGATCGAGATTCGAACCCGACCTGTTTGCAGCACCGCGGTGCGATACACTGCGTACGATCCGGTCAACCGACGGTGCAGGGTTCGGAGCAGCAGTGTTGCTACGATCGTAACAGCTACCTGATGCTGTCGTACGATCAGATGTGGGGTTCGCGGCCACGCCGTAATCACAACATCGGTCAGATACCGTGGAACGAAGCAAACAAGGTACCGACACTGTCGACCTGGTTCCACGATGTACGTCCATACTACTCCTGCTGCATGTGGCAGGATGAGCAGGCTGTTGGGTGTGAAACGTTCCGGTTTGAGCGCCGTCCGTCGCAGGACTGTATCGCCTACCAATCGCCTGGCGTTGCCGGTGTATTCGGTGATCCACATATCGTCACGTTCGATGGACTCCAGTACACGTTCAATGGAATGGGTGAGTTTGTGCTGCTGCGAGGCAATAATGGACGGGAGCGTATCGATGTGCAGGGTCGGTTCGAGCAGGTATCGCGCAACATCCACGGTCCGGTAATGGCTACGCAGCTCACATCGATTGCGGCACGCGGTAACACGTCCACCATTATTGAGGTGCGCTTGAGACCACGCGAAGCACAATGGCGCTACCGGTTGGACGTATTTGCCGACCAGCGACGTATCTACTTCGATCGGCAGAGCCTCAAGTTCCAGCACTTCCACGGTGTTACCGTATATACGCCTACCTACATCCTGAACCAGTCGGAGGTAGTCATCATGTTCTCGTCCGGTGTCGGTGTGGAGGTGGTAGAGAACAATGGCTTCATGACGGCACGGGTCTACACGCCTTGGAGTTTTATC AATAAAACGCGCGGCCTGTTTGGCAATTGGAGTTGGGATATGACCGACGACTTGACAACACCCGGAGGAGCAATAATTCAGCCTAATCTTAACAACTTCCAGAATGTGCACGAACAATTTGGGGTACAAT GGATGTTATCGGATCGTGAAGCGGAAAACATAGGACAAGCATTATTCACACGAGAGTTCGGACGAACATCGAGCTACTTTGCCAACTTAAGCTTTGTGCCAAACTTTGTACGGGAACCGAGCCAATTCCTACCGCCGAACCGAACGCAGGATATACAGCGCGCAGAAGAGTTGTGTGGCGAGAGTTATCAGTGTCGGTTCGATTACGGTATGTCCTTGAGTCGGGAGATGGCACACTTTACCAAAAACTATCATGCCAGTGTGGTCAACATACAGACGGTAAACGAAAA ACGTGTCATATCGTGTGGTATTTTGGAGACTCCTCGATTCGGTCGCAAATCCAACTTCCTGTTCACACCGGGTGCGCGTGTGTCTTTCGAGTGTAATGAAGGCTTTTTCCTGATCGGCGACTCGCGTCGCATCTGCCTGGAGAACGGCCAGTGGGACATACCGGAGTACGGATACACGGAATGTTTAC GTGGTGTGTTCTATTCGCGTCGTACGGCTTGGATTGCGATTGGCATTGTCATTGCTGTGATCATACCGCTGATGCTGTGCATCGTATGCGGCGTGTACTGCTTGCGGAAGCGCAAACGCAAGGAAGACCCGGACTGGCGTTTGCCGCTTCCTTCCCGCTCCGGTTCGCGGGCCACACTGCGCAAGGGCGACGACAGCGAGTTTGACGACACCACGATCAAGAAGACGCTGCGGTACGACGCCACCTACCGGACGAATGAGCCGCTCGAGGGCAAACCCAACATCCAGTTCGAGCCGAAAAAGATGGACCTGGACGAAGAAGATATCACATCCTCGGAAGGAGGTGAATATAGCGCTAAAGTTGCACGCGATATCGAGTATAAAAACATGGCTGATCAAAAACAACTAGGTCGCCGCAGTCAACGCGGGCTCCAGCAGGCGGGCATGTTCTCcggggaggaggaggaagatgaCGACCCGAAGGGatacccaccaccaccacccccggTCACGatgagccagcagcagcagcagcgccagctACAGCAGTCCGCAGCGGAGTCCCCTACCCAGACGTACGGTGCCTACAGCCCCACGTTCAGTGACATCGATCAGGTGAGCAGCTTCGCGACCGAGGACAACTCACCGCTGAATCAACGCCGACCCCAGAACGGCAACCTGTCACCGATGCCCAACACTAGCCGCAGCTACTACACTGGCGAGCAGAGCCAAACGCAACCGTTGGTGCAGAATACAGGACTTCCCAATCGGATGGATAGTCGCTCGACGGAAGTTTAA
- the LOC126565480 gene encoding protein mesh isoform X2 codes for MRWKLLLLLFCAVSLISLSTNAVAEENEQPQDDATDNVDDYEVEPDGEDQTEPEESVPSDDNPENTDQKPNEVLVDVDTAGVDEIKDKKGRYYNYDDFMSSLDLSDSNYNWEDPMNRVQPKEPPTHSIDGGYNINPTRLAQIRRNFLYPFYDRGGPEDTGDLQRDIHASMPQVHKNFNFQLPFFGFRFNYTRVSMNGFLEFSDPPEHYTYPLSFPIKDWPQRNDPSFIGIFFSKCRIGRIYQTDFDQRSPGVYFRMERDLMTRTDRAGVEMRERVMWDIREGVVGSDTFVPKHVIITTWKNMSFAGGIDNSLYRTNSFQMVLATDEVYTYAIFNYAEINWSSHTEAGGDTTGGEGGVPAYIGFNAGNGTQAYEYKPYSQASVLRDLTGRGWANGFPGRHIFRIDERIMLGTCNKDIDASHLPLVFAPESGNMLGGTVVNITGPCFNREDRIACRFDTEEVVGTVVDTNRAICIQPFLKAQGYIRFEISIGTDRFKWRGRYFVETPATATDRIFFETDDVHRRNPNEIRITWNRFNLTTNLNANVQISLWGYREATIRPELEFIDMIETQLTNTGAYTIVPANYRMRDNTRTVDMQFGFIQINLTNPEQYNNLRISPVLWSKPIPLGWYFGPQWERIHGRNWPRALCENWLRTDRFLRNFAHELPICPCTLEHALHDKGRFLPDPDCDRDSNPTCLQHRGAIHCVRSGQPTVQGSEQQCCYDRNSYLMLSYDQMWGSRPRRNHNIGQIPWNEANKVPTLSTWFHDVRPYYSCCMWQDEQAVGCETFRFERRPSQDCIAYQSPGVAGVFGDPHIVTFDGLQYTFNGMGEFVLLRGNNGRERIDVQGRFEQVSRNIHGPVMATQLTSIAARGNTSTIIEVRLRPREAQWRYRLDVFADQRRIYFDRQSLKFQHFHGVTVYTPTYILNQSEVVIMFSSGVGVEVVENNGFMTARVYTPWSFINKTRGLFGNWSWDMTDDLTTPGGAIIQPNLNNFQNVHEQFGVQWMLSDREAENIGQALFTREFGRTSSYFANLSFVPNFVREPSQFLPPNRTQDIQRAEELCGESYQCRFDYGMSLSREMAHFTKNYHASVVNIQTVNEKRVISCGILETPRFGRKSNFLFTPGARVSFECNEGFFLIGDSRRICLENGQWDIPEYGYTECLRGVFYSRRTAWIAIGIVIAVIIPLMLCIVCGVYCLRKRKRKEDPDWRLPLPSRSGSRATLRKGDDSEFDDTTIKKTLRYDATYRTNEPLEGKPNIQFEPKKMDLDEEDITSSEGGRRSQRGLQQAGMFSGEEEEDDDPKGYPPPPPPVTMSQQQQQRQLQQSAAESPTQTYGAYSPTFSDIDQVSSFATEDNSPLNQRRPQNGNLSPMPNTSRSYYTGEQSQTQPLVQNTGLPNRMDSRSTEV; via the exons ATGCGGTGGAAAttacttctgctgcttttctgTGCGGTATCGCTGATCTCCCTATCAACCAATGCCGTCGCAGAGGAGAATGAGCAACCTCAAGATGACGCAACGGATAACGTTGACGACTATGAGGTAGAACCGGACGGTGAAGATCAAACAGAACCAGAAGAAAGCGTTCCGAGCGATGACAACCCGGAAAACACCGATCAAAAACCAAACGAGGTCCTGGTGGACGTTGACACGGCCGGTGTGGACGAGATCAAGGATAAGAAGGGCAGATACTACAACTACGATGACTTCATGTCTAGCCTTGATCTGTCCGATTCCAACTACAATTGGGAAG ATCCAATGAACCGCGTCCAGCCCAAAGAACCTCCAACACACAGCATTGATGGTGGATACAACATCAATCCGACCCGCCTAGCGCAGATTCGCCGCAACTTCCTGTACCCATTCTACGATCGGGGTGGCCCGGAAGATACGGGAGACCTTCAGCGTGATATACACGCCTCCATGCCGCAGGTCCACAAGAATTTCAACTTCCAGCTTCCATTCTTTGGCTTCCGGTTTAACTATACGCGCGTGTCGATGAACGGGTTTCTGGAGTTTTCCGACCCGCCGGAACACTACACCTACCCGCTATCCTTCCCGATCAAGGACTGGCCGCAGCGGAACGATCCCTCGTTCATCGGTATCTTCTTCTCGAAGTGCCGCATCGGGCGCATCTACCAGACGGACTTTGATCAGCGTTCGCCCGGCGTGTACTTCCGCATGGAGCGCGATTTGATGACGCGTACCGATCGGGCCGGTGTCGAGATGCGCGAACGTGTCATGTGGGACATTCGCGAGGGTGTGGTCGGTTCGGATACGTTCGTGCCGAAGCACGTCATCATTACAACGTGGAAGAATATGAGCTTTGCTGGTGGCATTGACAATTCGCTTTACCGG ACGAACTCGTTCCAAATGGTCCTGGCTACCGATGAAGTGTACACGTACGCCATTTTTAATTATGCCGAAATTAACTGGTCCTCGCATACGGAAGCCGGCGGTGATACTACTGGTGGAGAGGGTGGTGTTCCAGCCTAT ATCGGTTTCAATGCAGGCAACGGTACACAGGCTTACGAGTACAAACCCTACAGTCAGGCGTCCGTATTGCGCGATCTAACTGGACGTGGTTGGGCGAACGGATTCCCCGGCCGACACATCTTCCGTATCGACGAGCGCATCATGCTCGGTACGTGCAACAAGGACATTGACGCGTCACATCTCCCGCTGGTGTTTGCGCCGGAGTCGGGCAACATGCTTGGCGGTACGGTGGTCAACATTACCGGCCCTTGCTTCAACCGGGAGGATCGTATTGCGTGTCGATTTGATACGGAGGAGGTGGTTGGTACGGTCGTGGACACAAACCGTGCCATCTGCATTCAACCGTTCCTGAAGGCACAAGGCTACATCCGCTTCGAGATCTCGATCGGTACGGACCGGTTCAAGTGGCGTGGACGATACTTCGTCGAGACGCCAGCCACTGCCACCGATCGTATCTTCTTCGAGACGGATGATGTGCATCGACGCAATCCGAACGAAATCCGCATCACCTGGAATCGGTTCAATCTGACGACGAACCTGAACGCGAACGTGCAGATATCGCTGTGGGGTTACCGTGAGGCAACCATTCGGCCAGAATTGGAGTTCATCGACATGATTGAGACGCAGCTTACTAACACGGGTGCGTACACGATCGTGCCCGCCAACTATCGCATGCGTGACAACACACGCACCGTTGATATGCAGTTCGGTTTTATTCAGATTAACCTCACCAACCCGGAGCAGTACaacaatctaagaatttcacc tGTTTTGTGGTCAAAACCAATTCCCCTCGGTTGGTACTTTGGTCCACAGTGGGAACGTATACACGGTCGAAACTGGCCCCGAGCTCTCTGCGAGAACTGGCTGCGTACGGATCGGTTTCTACGCAACTTTGCCCACGAACTACCGATCTGTCCCTGTACACTGGAGCACGCACTGCATGACAAGGGTCGCTTCCTGCCCGATCCGGACTGTGATCGAGATTCGAACCCGACCTGTTTGCAGCACCGCGGTGCGATACACTGCGTACGATCCGGTCAACCGACGGTGCAGGGTTCGGAGCAGCAGTGTTGCTACGATCGTAACAGCTACCTGATGCTGTCGTACGATCAGATGTGGGGTTCGCGGCCACGCCGTAATCACAACATCGGTCAGATACCGTGGAACGAAGCAAACAAGGTACCGACACTGTCGACCTGGTTCCACGATGTACGTCCATACTACTCCTGCTGCATGTGGCAGGATGAGCAGGCTGTTGGGTGTGAAACGTTCCGGTTTGAGCGCCGTCCGTCGCAGGACTGTATCGCCTACCAATCGCCTGGCGTTGCCGGTGTATTCGGTGATCCACATATCGTCACGTTCGATGGACTCCAGTACACGTTCAATGGAATGGGTGAGTTTGTGCTGCTGCGAGGCAATAATGGACGGGAGCGTATCGATGTGCAGGGTCGGTTCGAGCAGGTATCGCGCAACATCCACGGTCCGGTAATGGCTACGCAGCTCACATCGATTGCGGCACGCGGTAACACGTCCACCATTATTGAGGTGCGCTTGAGACCACGCGAAGCACAATGGCGCTACCGGTTGGACGTATTTGCCGACCAGCGACGTATCTACTTCGATCGGCAGAGCCTCAAGTTCCAGCACTTCCACGGTGTTACCGTATATACGCCTACCTACATCCTGAACCAGTCGGAGGTAGTCATCATGTTCTCGTCCGGTGTCGGTGTGGAGGTGGTAGAGAACAATGGCTTCATGACGGCACGGGTCTACACGCCTTGGAGTTTTATC AATAAAACGCGCGGCCTGTTTGGCAATTGGAGTTGGGATATGACCGACGACTTGACAACACCCGGAGGAGCAATAATTCAGCCTAATCTTAACAACTTCCAGAATGTGCACGAACAATTTGGGGTACAAT GGATGTTATCGGATCGTGAAGCGGAAAACATAGGACAAGCATTATTCACACGAGAGTTCGGACGAACATCGAGCTACTTTGCCAACTTAAGCTTTGTGCCAAACTTTGTACGGGAACCGAGCCAATTCCTACCGCCGAACCGAACGCAGGATATACAGCGCGCAGAAGAGTTGTGTGGCGAGAGTTATCAGTGTCGGTTCGATTACGGTATGTCCTTGAGTCGGGAGATGGCACACTTTACCAAAAACTATCATGCCAGTGTGGTCAACATACAGACGGTAAACGAAAA ACGTGTCATATCGTGTGGTATTTTGGAGACTCCTCGATTCGGTCGCAAATCCAACTTCCTGTTCACACCGGGTGCGCGTGTGTCTTTCGAGTGTAATGAAGGCTTTTTCCTGATCGGCGACTCGCGTCGCATCTGCCTGGAGAACGGCCAGTGGGACATACCGGAGTACGGATACACGGAATGTTTAC GTGGTGTGTTCTATTCGCGTCGTACGGCTTGGATTGCGATTGGCATTGTCATTGCTGTGATCATACCGCTGATGCTGTGCATCGTATGCGGCGTGTACTGCTTGCGGAAGCGCAAACGCAAGGAAGACCCGGACTGGCGTTTGCCGCTTCCTTCCCGCTCCGGTTCGCGGGCCACACTGCGCAAGGGCGACGACAGCGAGTTTGACGACACCACGATCAAGAAGACGCTGCGGTACGACGCCACCTACCGGACGAATGAGCCGCTCGAGGGCAAACCCAACATCCAGTTCGAGCCGAAAAAGATGGACCTGGACGAAGAAGATATCACATCCTCGGAAGGAG GTCGCCGCAGTCAACGCGGGCTCCAGCAGGCGGGCATGTTCTCcggggaggaggaggaagatgaCGACCCGAAGGGatacccaccaccaccacccccggTCACGatgagccagcagcagcagcagcgccagctACAGCAGTCCGCAGCGGAGTCCCCTACCCAGACGTACGGTGCCTACAGCCCCACGTTCAGTGACATCGATCAGGTGAGCAGCTTCGCGACCGAGGACAACTCACCGCTGAATCAACGCCGACCCCAGAACGGCAACCTGTCACCGATGCCCAACACTAGCCGCAGCTACTACACTGGCGAGCAGAGCCAAACGCAACCGTTGGTGCAGAATACAGGACTTCCCAATCGGATGGATAGTCGCTCGACGGAAGTTTAA